A window from Exiguobacterium marinum DSM 16307 encodes these proteins:
- a CDS encoding carbohydrate binding domain-containing protein, with amino-acid sequence MKKWVALALGTGLVLSLPQEVPAEKSSKAYDAKWKLVWSDEFSKSEIDHSKWNFETGNWIVDKDGNPVAAGWGNNEKQFYTDKNENAFVKDGKLVIRAKKEQASDQFGTYDYTSAKLTTKGTFSKTYGRYEMRAKLPTGKGLWPAFWMLPEEDRYGGWAASGEIDIMESWGSQPDKVAGTIHYGETWPNNKYTGKDYHFAEGDGIDKWHTYAVEWEPGEIRWYVDGQLYQTQNDWYAKEANKASKYSYPAPFDQDFYLIMNLAVGGWFDGDVDETTPFPAEMEVDYVRVFDLKNGKYRDAVEPTYSDEEVVLPEGAKQPLEDGNLVYDEDYTELITTVTNGAQPLNPTYWNYVALPDFGGVGSIDVIDLAGARFADISIDQAGSQPYSHQLIQNVSLGQGGHYKVTFDAKADAARSIAVKVGGGPDRGYAKYSDEGSFDLTTDVQTYSMTFDMTEETDLAARLEFNVGLSASGVQIGNVRVEQTPREAFNPNATKPMLGDGNHVYNGMFDQGAMNRMTYWTFDPGVTKGTGTVDPVERLFRFETNKKKGAPATLVQQGIQLQEGHEYVLRFKARAERVGGLQVGLSGEDGDAYLPLERIALSEAFDTYEIPFTMEAGTDLMSQLQFILGSEKGVIEIDDVELRDVTPVYIDPSPLKNGAFTEGFTSWGSYVHFDAQAAVEAVNEAARISITQEGNEAWSVLMEQGGLELQQDQTYVVQFDASSTVARSFEVTLENASYYRYLSEVVLVTPETNTYTFEVTMPVTDMTGLKFLMGRTEGSPLGAHDITIDNVSVTLK; translated from the coding sequence ATGAAGAAATGGGTTGCACTCGCACTCGGGACAGGTCTTGTCCTGTCATTGCCACAAGAGGTGCCGGCTGAAAAGAGTTCAAAAGCCTACGACGCTAAGTGGAAACTTGTCTGGTCAGATGAGTTTAGTAAGTCTGAAATCGATCACTCGAAATGGAATTTTGAAACGGGGAACTGGATTGTCGACAAAGACGGAAATCCAGTCGCTGCTGGTTGGGGAAACAATGAGAAGCAATTTTATACGGACAAAAACGAAAACGCTTTCGTGAAAGATGGGAAGCTCGTCATCCGTGCGAAAAAGGAACAAGCATCGGATCAATTCGGCACATATGATTACACATCGGCGAAGTTGACGACGAAGGGTACGTTCAGTAAAACGTACGGTCGTTATGAGATGCGAGCGAAACTTCCGACAGGGAAAGGGCTCTGGCCTGCATTTTGGATGCTCCCAGAAGAAGACCGCTACGGTGGTTGGGCCGCATCTGGTGAAATCGACATCATGGAATCGTGGGGCAGTCAGCCAGATAAAGTCGCTGGTACGATTCACTACGGGGAAACGTGGCCGAACAACAAATATACGGGGAAAGACTATCACTTCGCAGAGGGTGACGGCATCGACAAGTGGCATACATATGCGGTCGAGTGGGAACCAGGTGAGATTCGTTGGTATGTAGACGGTCAGCTCTATCAAACACAAAACGACTGGTATGCGAAAGAAGCGAACAAAGCATCGAAATATAGCTATCCTGCACCATTCGACCAAGATTTTTACTTGATTATGAACTTGGCGGTCGGTGGATGGTTCGATGGGGACGTTGACGAGACGACACCGTTCCCGGCAGAGATGGAAGTCGATTACGTCCGCGTGTTTGACTTGAAGAACGGGAAGTATCGTGATGCTGTCGAACCGACGTATTCAGATGAGGAAGTCGTGTTACCAGAAGGTGCGAAACAACCTTTAGAAGACGGAAATCTTGTCTATGACGAAGACTATACAGAACTGATCACGACGGTGACGAACGGTGCACAGCCGCTCAACCCGACGTACTGGAACTATGTGGCGCTTCCTGACTTTGGTGGCGTCGGTTCCATCGATGTGATCGACTTGGCGGGGGCACGATTCGCCGACATTTCGATTGATCAAGCAGGAAGCCAACCGTACTCGCATCAATTGATTCAAAACGTGTCGCTCGGACAAGGTGGACATTATAAAGTGACGTTTGACGCTAAGGCGGACGCGGCGCGTTCGATTGCCGTTAAAGTCGGTGGGGGTCCAGACCGAGGCTACGCGAAATATTCTGATGAAGGGTCATTCGATTTGACGACAGACGTTCAAACGTACTCGATGACGTTCGATATGACAGAAGAAACGGATCTTGCGGCACGTCTCGAGTTCAACGTCGGGCTCAGTGCGTCGGGCGTCCAAATCGGGAACGTCCGTGTCGAGCAGACGCCTCGTGAGGCATTCAACCCGAATGCGACGAAACCGATGCTTGGCGATGGAAATCACGTATATAACGGTATGTTCGACCAAGGCGCGATGAATCGCATGACGTATTGGACGTTCGACCCAGGTGTCACGAAAGGGACAGGAACGGTCGATCCAGTAGAGCGTCTCTTCCGCTTTGAAACGAACAAGAAAAAAGGGGCACCGGCAACATTGGTGCAGCAGGGTATTCAATTGCAAGAGGGACATGAATACGTTCTCCGCTTCAAAGCACGTGCAGAGCGTGTAGGCGGTCTTCAAGTCGGATTGAGCGGAGAGGATGGGGATGCCTACCTTCCGCTAGAGCGTATTGCGCTATCTGAAGCGTTCGATACGTATGAAATTCCGTTCACGATGGAAGCCGGAACGGACCTCATGAGTCAGCTTCAGTTCATTCTTGGTTCTGAAAAAGGTGTGATTGAAATCGATGATGTCGAATTGCGCGATGTCACACCGGTTTATATCGACCCGTCTCCACTTAAAAACGGTGCATTCACAGAAGGATTCACCAGCTGGGGCTCCTATGTCCACTTTGACGCACAGGCTGCTGTCGAAGCGGTGAATGAGGCGGCACGTATCTCGATTACGCAAGAAGGGAACGAAGCGTGGAGTGTCCTCATGGAACAAGGCGGTCTCGAGTTACAACAAGATCAAACGTACGTCGTCCAATTCGATGCATCTTCTACAGTCGCTCGTTCATTCGAAGTGACATTGGAAAATGCCAGCTACTATCGCTATTTGAGCGAAGTCGTTTTGGTCACGCCAGAAACGAACACGTATACGTTTGAAGTGACGATGCCAGTAACGGATATGACAGGATTGAAGTTCTTGATGGGACGCACAGAAGGATCACCACTTGGTGCCCATGACATCACAATTGATAACGTGAGTGTGACATTGAAATAA
- a CDS encoding DUF1349 domain-containing protein has product MHSYKWINEPKTINGLDPLTFHTLPDTDFWRNTHYGFNRMTAHALLTDVKAKRFTCRATIQMEPIHTYDQAGIVLYVNDDHWIKTSVEYIPEGPSHLGAVVTSHGYSDWSTRDFSNEMIRNPLTFEMVYTDGDVEIFFEYGDGMREQLRIAHLHDVSTLRIGPYACSPDVNATGFDVTFSKWELREAST; this is encoded by the coding sequence ATGCATTCATACAAATGGATCAATGAACCAAAAACGATTAACGGGCTTGACCCGTTGACTTTTCATACGCTGCCAGATACGGACTTTTGGCGAAACACACATTACGGATTCAATCGTATGACGGCACATGCGTTATTGACAGATGTCAAAGCCAAACGATTTACATGTCGGGCGACAATCCAAATGGAGCCGATCCATACATATGATCAGGCTGGGATCGTCTTATATGTGAACGATGACCATTGGATCAAGACGTCTGTCGAGTACATTCCGGAAGGACCGTCCCACCTTGGCGCGGTCGTCACCTCACATGGCTATTCGGATTGGTCGACACGTGATTTTTCAAATGAGATGATTCGCAATCCATTGACGTTTGAAATGGTTTATACCGACGGGGATGTGGAGATTTTCTTTGAATATGGTGACGGTATGCGTGAACAGCTTCGCATCGCTCACCTTCACGATGTGTCGACGTTACGCATCGGTCCATATGCCTGTAGTCCGGATGTGAATGCGACAGGGTTTGACGTAACTTTCTCCAAGTGGGAACTGAGGGAAGCATCGACGTGA
- a CDS encoding NUDIX hydrolase: MEFWDVYTVDREKTGRTWQRGSRLPKGEYHLVIHVCIFNQKGEMLIQQRQPFKEGWANMWDITVGGSATVGDTSQQAAMRELEEEIGLKLDLSQTRPHLTVNFDEGFDDIYLVEMEVDLNELTLQESEVQAVKWADEATILQMIQQHEFIPYHTPMIPLLFAMRGQWGGINQHAFIQMDQ; encoded by the coding sequence ATGGAATTTTGGGACGTCTATACGGTGGACCGAGAAAAAACCGGTCGCACGTGGCAACGGGGAAGTCGATTGCCAAAAGGCGAGTATCACCTTGTCATTCACGTGTGTATCTTTAACCAGAAGGGCGAGATGTTGATTCAACAGCGCCAACCGTTCAAGGAAGGTTGGGCCAACATGTGGGATATCACGGTCGGAGGAAGTGCCACGGTAGGGGATACGAGCCAACAAGCCGCCATGCGGGAGCTCGAAGAGGAGATTGGGCTCAAGCTTGATCTATCTCAGACACGACCGCATCTGACAGTCAATTTTGATGAAGGGTTTGACGACATTTATCTGGTCGAAATGGAAGTGGATTTGAATGAGCTGACGCTTCAAGAATCTGAGGTGCAAGCCGTAAAATGGGCGGATGAAGCGACGATTCTGCAGATGATTCAACAGCATGAATTCATACCGTATCATACACCGATGATACCGTTACTTTTTGCCATGCGAGGACAATGGGGAGGAATCAATCAACATGCATTCATACAAATGGATCAATGA
- a CDS encoding LURP-one-related/scramblase family protein, producing the protein MHTLYMKQKVFSLRGRFTIKDADGHDQYFIEGSFMKFPKTFEIKDTNGQTVTTITKKTFSFLPKFFVEVDGTDMMTISKEFSFFKPKYSIDAAGIDVQGDWWDMDFDVTKNGHSIGSVQKKWFTWGDSYEIRVEEPEMEHLLISIVVAIDCAKADQAAASSAAT; encoded by the coding sequence ATGCACACGCTTTACATGAAACAAAAAGTGTTCAGTTTACGCGGGCGCTTCACCATCAAGGATGCAGACGGACATGACCAATATTTCATCGAGGGTAGCTTTATGAAGTTTCCAAAAACATTTGAAATCAAAGATACGAACGGTCAGACGGTCACGACGATCACAAAAAAGACGTTCAGCTTTTTGCCGAAGTTTTTCGTAGAAGTGGACGGCACAGATATGATGACCATCTCGAAAGAGTTTTCATTCTTCAAACCGAAATATTCCATCGATGCAGCCGGGATCGATGTCCAAGGCGATTGGTGGGACATGGATTTTGATGTGACGAAGAACGGACATTCTATCGGAAGTGTGCAAAAGAAATGGTTCACGTGGGGAGATAGTTACGAGATTCGTGTCGAAGAACCAGAGATGGAGCACCTTCTCATCTCCATCGTCGTAGCAATCGATTGTGCGAAAGCCGATCAAGCAGCAGCATCTAGCGCTGCAACATAA
- a CDS encoding FusB/FusC family EF-G-binding protein, whose protein sequence is MSDPFIQNEQYNLIKEQVRLVKESRMQSLPPSVLRAVIDLAQSKVIYAFPEATTEQLKLLQFSTLQTNEAFEEYMQQLQEWVQPFPVVSAEQLKDLFPKQKKLRLPELADVDFGRLTYLSWNDGRSKQKLMICQHEGRLIGIVCKPSTNTKKNICAFCNQFTDVTYCVTITKAKQAKNPDYYKAIGTYICVDSKTCNEHITSQEALHTFVHKALQA, encoded by the coding sequence ATGTCAGATCCATTTATTCAAAACGAACAATATAATCTCATCAAAGAACAAGTGAGGCTCGTCAAAGAGAGTCGAATGCAAAGCTTGCCGCCTTCTGTTTTGCGGGCAGTCATCGACTTGGCACAGTCGAAAGTGATTTATGCATTCCCTGAGGCAACGACTGAACAATTGAAGCTTTTACAGTTCTCGACGTTACAGACGAACGAAGCGTTCGAAGAGTACATGCAACAATTACAAGAATGGGTTCAACCATTTCCCGTCGTATCTGCCGAGCAGCTGAAGGATTTGTTCCCGAAACAGAAGAAGCTTCGCTTACCGGAGCTAGCCGATGTTGATTTTGGACGACTCACTTATTTGAGTTGGAACGATGGACGTTCCAAGCAAAAGTTGATGATTTGTCAACATGAAGGTCGATTGATTGGCATCGTATGTAAACCGAGCACGAATACGAAGAAAAACATATGTGCCTTCTGTAATCAGTTCACGGACGTGACGTACTGCGTTACGATCACGAAAGCGAAACAAGCGAAAAATCCGGACTATTACAAAGCCATCGGCACATACATATGTGTAGACAGTAAGACGTGCAACGAACATATCACGAGCCAAGAGGCTTTGCATACTTTTGTTCATAAAGCGTTACAGGCCTGA
- a CDS encoding CD3324 family protein: MKYVNAQHILPERLLQEVQQYVQGETLYVPTPTDTKRKWGTVNGGKQLLEKRNEAIRAAFRNGERIESLAISYHLATHTIRKIVYCST, translated from the coding sequence ATGAAGTACGTCAATGCGCAACACATTCTGCCAGAACGATTGTTGCAAGAGGTGCAACAATACGTACAAGGTGAAACGTTATATGTGCCGACCCCGACCGACACGAAACGGAAGTGGGGAACGGTCAACGGAGGGAAACAATTACTTGAGAAACGAAACGAAGCCATACGCGCAGCGTTTCGGAACGGAGAGCGAATCGAAAGTCTGGCCATATCCTATCATTTGGCGACGCACACGATTCGAAAGATTGTATACTGCTCGACATGA
- a CDS encoding glycoside hydrolase family 3 protein: MKQYTLDWTRYEELARQAVAEGVVLVKNEQKTLPLQPETKLAVFGRSQFHYYKSGTGSGGMVNVGHVTTPLEALRERTDIHINESLYATYEEWVAENPFDQGVGWAGEPWSQQEMDVTDELVEQAVQESDVALIMIGRTAGEDRDNTADPGSYLLTDIEHAMIECVTKRFQKTVVVLNVGNIIDMKWAEQPSAILYAWQGGMEGGKGLVDVLVGDVTPSGKLTDTIARSIEDYPSTKNFGHADKGIYQEDIYVGYRYFETFAKDDVLYPFGFGLSYTTFKTEVKHTAETDGVLTVDVEVTNTGDCDGKEVVQLYVEKPQGKLGNPLRSMVAFEKTLLLEPGERQTLSFTVHMTDFASYDDSGVTGHESSFVLEAGTYRLYVGTDVRSAALAFEVEQREQRVLETLSENMAPVLPFERMKPIQGERGFEVSYESTPLRAVDVETRYLEERPETRAFTGDQGIKLSDVYHGKASLDAFLDQLTDEDLACIVRGQGMNSPRVTPGTAAAFGGVSDRLNELGIPAACCADGPSGIRMDIGTKAFALPNGTLLASTFNVDLVEDLFEMTGLEMRKNRVDTLLGPGMNIHRNPLNGRNFEYFSEDPHVTGKMAVAQLNGMHRVGVTGTLKHFSANNQEAHRHDIDSVVSERALREIYLKGFEMAVKEGRATSIMTTYGAVNGIWTAGLYDQNTRILRDEWGFEGIVMTDWWAKVNFREDESANRKNTAAMVRSQNDLYMVVDRPDLNSFEDNTMVSLEEGVVTRGELLRSAHNICSFILKSPAMERLLGIHDGSVEVLGFEDETNQQDAFELDYQHLENGEHVDLSGIDTSTGNTHVFAISVDQTGTYDITLTARSNAGELAQMPVTLFANNIPGATFTFNGTDGEWVTQTKQIFFLNQHNYLQLYFALNGLEVKDVSFTLADEFSMKNG, encoded by the coding sequence ATGAAACAGTATACATTAGATTGGACTCGTTATGAGGAATTGGCACGTCAAGCGGTCGCGGAAGGCGTCGTATTAGTTAAAAACGAACAGAAGACCCTCCCGTTACAGCCTGAAACAAAGCTCGCCGTATTTGGTCGTAGCCAGTTTCATTACTATAAGAGCGGTACCGGATCAGGCGGGATGGTGAACGTCGGACACGTCACGACACCGCTCGAGGCACTACGTGAGCGTACGGACATTCACATCAATGAATCGCTTTATGCGACGTATGAAGAGTGGGTGGCGGAGAATCCGTTTGACCAAGGTGTCGGTTGGGCGGGTGAGCCGTGGTCGCAACAGGAGATGGACGTAACGGACGAACTCGTCGAACAGGCGGTGCAAGAGTCAGATGTCGCGCTCATCATGATTGGACGCACGGCGGGGGAAGACCGTGACAACACGGCCGACCCGGGTAGCTACTTGTTGACGGATATCGAACACGCGATGATCGAGTGCGTCACGAAACGCTTCCAAAAGACAGTCGTCGTCCTAAACGTCGGGAACATCATCGACATGAAATGGGCGGAGCAACCGAGTGCCATCCTCTATGCTTGGCAAGGCGGGATGGAAGGTGGAAAAGGACTTGTCGACGTTCTCGTCGGAGACGTGACTCCTTCCGGGAAACTGACAGATACGATCGCTCGTTCGATCGAGGATTATCCGTCGACAAAGAACTTTGGTCACGCGGATAAAGGAATTTATCAAGAAGACATCTATGTCGGCTATCGCTATTTCGAGACGTTCGCGAAGGATGATGTCTTGTACCCATTCGGGTTCGGACTGTCTTACACGACGTTCAAAACGGAGGTGAAGCATACGGCAGAAACTGATGGTGTCCTAACGGTTGACGTGGAAGTGACGAACACGGGAGACTGTGACGGGAAAGAAGTCGTTCAGCTCTATGTCGAGAAGCCACAAGGGAAGCTCGGGAACCCACTCCGGTCAATGGTCGCGTTCGAGAAGACGTTACTTCTTGAGCCAGGTGAGCGACAGACACTTTCTTTCACCGTCCACATGACTGACTTTGCGAGTTATGACGACTCTGGCGTGACGGGTCATGAATCGAGCTTCGTTTTAGAGGCGGGGACGTATCGGTTATATGTCGGAACAGACGTGCGTTCGGCTGCACTCGCTTTTGAGGTCGAGCAGCGTGAGCAACGTGTCCTTGAGACGTTGAGCGAGAATATGGCACCTGTCCTCCCGTTCGAACGGATGAAACCGATTCAAGGCGAACGAGGGTTTGAAGTGAGCTATGAGTCGACACCGCTTCGCGCCGTTGACGTCGAGACACGTTATTTGGAAGAACGCCCTGAGACGCGAGCGTTCACGGGTGACCAAGGCATCAAATTGAGTGATGTGTACCACGGGAAGGCGTCGCTCGACGCATTTCTAGATCAATTGACGGATGAGGACTTGGCTTGTATCGTCCGCGGACAAGGGATGAACTCACCACGCGTCACACCGGGAACGGCAGCTGCGTTTGGTGGGGTGTCCGACCGATTGAACGAGCTCGGGATTCCAGCGGCCTGTTGTGCCGATGGTCCATCAGGGATTCGCATGGATATCGGGACGAAGGCGTTCGCGCTTCCGAACGGGACATTGTTGGCGTCCACGTTCAACGTCGACCTCGTCGAAGACTTGTTTGAGATGACAGGACTCGAGATGCGGAAAAATCGCGTCGATACGCTGCTCGGACCAGGGATGAACATTCACCGCAATCCGTTGAATGGACGGAACTTCGAGTATTTCTCAGAAGATCCGCATGTGACTGGAAAGATGGCGGTCGCTCAATTAAACGGCATGCATCGAGTCGGCGTGACGGGCACACTCAAGCACTTCAGCGCCAACAACCAAGAGGCACATCGTCACGATATCGATTCGGTCGTCTCGGAGCGGGCGTTACGTGAGATTTATTTGAAAGGATTCGAGATGGCGGTGAAAGAAGGACGTGCAACGTCAATCATGACGACTTATGGTGCGGTCAACGGAATCTGGACGGCTGGACTGTATGACCAAAACACGCGTATCTTACGTGACGAGTGGGGCTTTGAAGGGATTGTCATGACGGACTGGTGGGCAAAAGTGAACTTCCGTGAGGATGAGTCGGCCAACCGTAAAAACACGGCAGCGATGGTTCGCTCGCAAAACGACTTGTACATGGTCGTTGACCGTCCAGACCTCAACTCATTCGAGGACAATACGATGGTATCGCTCGAAGAAGGTGTGGTGACACGAGGCGAGTTGTTGCGGAGTGCGCACAACATTTGTTCATTCATCTTGAAATCACCGGCGATGGAGCGTCTGCTTGGGATTCATGATGGTTCGGTCGAGGTGCTCGGCTTTGAAGACGAAACGAATCAACAGGATGCATTTGAGTTGGACTATCAACATCTCGAAAACGGGGAACACGTTGATTTGTCAGGAATCGATACCTCGACCGGAAACACACACGTCTTCGCTATCTCGGTCGACCAGACCGGAACGTATGACATCACGTTGACTGCCCGTTCGAATGCGGGAGAATTGGCACAGATGCCGGTGACGTTGTTTGCGAACAATATCCCGGGTGCAACGTTCACGTTTAACGGGACGGACGGAGAATGGGTGACGCAGACGAAGCAGATCTTCTTCTTGAATCAGCATAATTATCTCCAGCTTTATTTCGCGTTGAACGGATTAGAAGTGAAGGACGTGTCCTTCACGCTCGCAGATGAATTCAGTATGAAGAACGGCTGA
- a CDS encoding alpha/beta hydrolase: MESDYEHLVQHLQQDQYRTYANHLETIIKPIPDSDRTGDLDPRVFATLAMNHSDDEPDVAFNLEAARAGMGWPNQDQTTIEIATESLLIPSEDGDIRARLYRPHHTEAIPAILFFHGGGFFGGTLETIENPCKLLAERANAVVIAVDYRLAPEHAFPAGLNDCYRAFEWVYENTTELNVHRDRIGVAGDSAGGNLATACCLMDQERGEHRISYQALVYPVVNLGSIPTDDFEWTLDAYAISYHHDLIRGVVLALADPDSLLNDLYLQGKTDLKHPLVSPLFADDVTGLPPTLIVTAEYDYLRLEGEAYARKLSGAGIPTRLIQYRGMDHAFIDKLGDYPQAEDCMYEIANGLKELTK; the protein is encoded by the coding sequence ATGGAATCCGATTATGAACATCTCGTCCAACACCTTCAACAAGACCAATATCGAACATACGCGAACCACCTCGAAACCATCATCAAACCTATTCCAGATTCAGACCGTACTGGAGACCTCGACCCACGCGTGTTCGCGACACTGGCCATGAATCATTCAGATGACGAACCGGACGTGGCGTTCAATCTCGAGGCAGCACGCGCCGGCATGGGCTGGCCAAATCAGGATCAGACAACGATTGAGATCGCAACGGAATCTCTACTCATTCCAAGTGAGGACGGCGACATCCGGGCCCGTCTGTATCGTCCGCATCATACCGAAGCAATCCCGGCCATTCTCTTCTTCCACGGCGGTGGATTCTTCGGGGGGACGCTTGAGACGATCGAGAATCCATGTAAGCTACTCGCGGAACGGGCGAATGCGGTCGTCATCGCTGTTGATTATCGTCTCGCCCCGGAGCATGCGTTCCCAGCCGGATTGAATGACTGTTACCGCGCCTTTGAATGGGTGTATGAAAATACGACTGAGTTGAACGTCCATCGCGACCGAATCGGCGTCGCCGGTGACAGTGCCGGTGGCAACTTGGCGACCGCTTGCTGTCTGATGGACCAAGAACGAGGGGAACATCGAATCAGTTATCAAGCGCTCGTCTATCCCGTCGTCAATCTAGGATCGATTCCGACAGATGATTTTGAATGGACACTCGATGCGTACGCCATCTCATACCATCACGATTTGATTCGTGGTGTCGTGCTTGCGCTTGCGGATCCAGATTCGCTACTAAATGACCTCTATCTTCAAGGGAAGACGGATCTCAAACATCCCCTCGTATCGCCGTTGTTCGCAGACGATGTCACGGGTCTACCACCTACCCTGATTGTGACAGCCGAGTACGATTATTTACGACTTGAAGGAGAGGCCTATGCACGGAAACTGTCAGGAGCAGGTATTCCGACACGGCTCATTCAATATCGAGGGATGGACCATGCTTTCATCGATAAGTTGGGAGACTATCCACAAGCAGAAGATTGTATGTATGAAATCGCAAATGGACTAAAGGAGCTGACGAAATGA